The Rosa rugosa chromosome 1, drRosRugo1.1, whole genome shotgun sequence genomic sequence AGGGGAACTTGCGGTGAAGAGGAGAATGAGaggtggagaagaagaagaaaaagtgatGAGCCCTATATTTTCTAGGCTTTATGTAAATGAAACAGAGAAAGGAGGGATAAGAGGACCTCCAAGGAACAAGATGGCTCTCTATGAGCAGTCCAGTATCCCTATCTGTTCAGCCACCATGTTGCCTCTTGCTAACAACAATAGCAGCAGCTTGGTTCCATCCACATCTTGGAGTGATGTGAGTATAGCAATCTAAATCAAATTTTGTATTATTATAAAGATATTTgtttttattaaaagaaaagaCTTGCAGACTGCAGATTTCTGGTTGATAATATGACTGTTTGAGCTCTGTTCTTTATTAGTCATTCATGAAAGGCTTTCATACCTTAATATTGTAGTTAGCTGACTCGGTATGAAGTTGCAGTGTAAAGTCTCTCCTATGATCTGATCGTTTCCCTGCTTGTTGTATAATTAACTTAAGCACCCACTTGTCTTTGATTTATCTTTAGTTTTGTTTGTTGCTTCACAGTTTCAGAATGTATAAGATGGTTGTTTAGCACCCTCATCCATACAGTATCGCTTTGGTACTTGTCTTCTATGGTTAATTGAATGATTTGTATTTGTAGGTTGGCGCCCATCAAAGGAGTATATTGACTCCATATTGCAACTCGCTTGTGCCTTCTCATCTCTCTGAGAAGATTCAGTCTTATTCCTCTATTGGGACTAAGTTATATACTACAATGACAGATTATGAAAGGGTATCCTCCAAGTTAAATTCTCAAAGTTTGAGTTCCACAGGGCCATCGTCATCTTCAGCTAACTGCGATTCATTTAAACCGAATACTATCTCCAACTTAAAAAAATTTCCTTCGAAGAAGTTTGGGAATGAGGATGAATTTAGGTCCCCTATCTCTTCCCAAGCAACAACCCTGCATTGTAGAAACAGTCTGCGGAGCAAAGGGAAGGATAAACTACATCACTTGAGCTACACATTGCAACTTAAAGGTGATTGCATTGAGAAAATGAATGGAAGTAGCACCATAGAGCTAAAGTCGAGAAAATATTTAGGAAACCACGATGAACAGAGTCAAGAAGCATGTCAGACTAATGAGGACCCTGTGGAAAAGTCTATTTCTCTCACTTTAGCTAGAGTCAGGGAGTTTGAAAATATTTCATCTATCCCATCAAATAGAGTCGAGCATTTTGAATCATTGAAGCGGAAACATGCATCTATGAGTCAAGAAAGTAGAAGCAGTCCAGTGACTGATTTGAACAAACTACGTGGTCCTAATGCACACTTCAACATGGAGTATTTGCTTTTGCATGACAGAGAGGCCCTCAAGGATGACAGTTTCGTGGAATCTAGAATAGGATCAGTTGAAGAAGTTTCATCAAAGGGGAGAATGGAATCATATAAGAGGTCATTTCTTGGAGATGAAAATAAGTTTCTGAATGGGATTGAAAAGAACAGTGAAAGAAGTGGAGAAAATTGTGGGGTTGTACGTGTAGGAACTTTAAACAGACGTGAAGCTCTCTCAGATATGACCATGGTGGAGTCTAGTCCAGCTCTGGATATCTTCCCTGATGATGTCATAGGAGTACTAGGTGAAAAACGGTTCTACAAAATGAGGAAAGCTATTGTCAAGTAAGTGCTTACGTCTTGTTGAGTCGTTGGTGTACTCAAATCATTAACCTTCTGGATCAATGTATCCTCCATTCATATCCTCATTTGTGTTTTCATATCATTACAGAGTTGTGCTCATTTCCTGTCTAAACTTTAGCTCTTATCCAACCTTCATGCTTCTATTTGCAGTCAACAAAGAGTCTTTGCAGTGCAATTGTTTGAGTTGCATAGGCTAATAAAGGTAATAGATAAATTCCTCGGTGAATTTGTCAGTCTTTCTGTGTGAATTAGCTTCTCAATTTGACTCTTTTCAAAAGGTGGgtgtgaaaattgaaaatggaACAGGTCCAAAGGTTGATGGCTGGATCACCAGATCTATTGTTGGAAGGTAGACCACTTATGAAAAATCCTGTAGTGAAAATATCTGCAGTGAAGAAGGCGCCACTAGAGCGATCTCAAGAGCCATCTCCTTCAATTGTGAAACCCAAAGACCATGCTCAGAAGCCATATTCAAACACTGAATGTGCAGAGGAAAGTACAGTAGGAAAATTCCCTCTACCTTTTGTCAACAATTATACCAGCAGTAGCGGACTAGTTATGCAGAAATCAAATTATGGTCAATACTTGAGGAAAACATCACCAGCTTCTGAAGCCACTGACAGCAAATCTGCCCCATTGTGTTTCCAACCTCCACCTGGAAATCTGTGGTTAGTTCCAGTAATGTTACCTTCTGAGGGACTCACTTACAAGCCCTATACAGGGCCATGCCCTCCAATTGGAGATTTCATGGCACCAATTCATGGTAGCTGTGGCCCTATACAGAGCCTCGATCCAGGAAACATGAACTACTTGAATGCAGCTTATGGTGTTCCACTTTCTTATCAACAAGGGATGGGAATTGGTACACCACCTTTGCTTCAGACTTATTTTCCACCTTATGCCCCGCCAATCATCAATCATTCCAGTCATGAAAACCCGTTATCTTCTGGGGAAATTAATTTCACTTTGCCTCATCAAAGCTCATGCACCATGTCCAGCCAGATGAGGGAAGTAATGTCACGTTACATGGGGAACATCCGTGCTTCTGTAGTGAGTGAATTACAAGGTAGTACACCCAGTAGTCCTTCAGACAGGACCAAAGGCGATGTGCTCCCCCTTTTTCCTACAGCTCCTCAAGTTGAGGAACCTGCTCAAAATGTGCAAATGAGGGAGCATCAGACGCGCGCGATCAAGGTTATTCCTCGCAGTTTTAGATCAGCAACTGAATCAGCAGCACGTATATTTTTGTCAATACAAGAAGAGAGGAAGTAATTGTAGATAGCCACATCAAGAGAAAAACCGGAAAACTAATGTACATGCTTACTTTTATTAGTTTATATATACCATATCAATGTTTCATAGTTCTGTTGTGCAATCTATAATAAAATGTAACTGTATTGTGGATCTTTATGTGTTTGCGCGCGGCCTGGATGTATGGATAGTAAAGTAAACCAAATACACCTCAATCCATAGGTAATAATATTCATGGCTAAAAAAGTGCTATACTACATTAGATCTTAGAAGTTGGATTTCCAACATATATAACTAAGGGAAAACATCatcaatggtcactgagttatgacttattcgacacttaactcactgtattttcaataatatcacttaactcactcatcTTTACATCCGtatttcacttaactcactgacgttaattctaccgttagaagccgttaaaattgggggtatatttgtcaaaacacttaaaaatcattttaaTAGCTTTTgtcaaatataccctcaattttaatagcttttaacggtagaattaacgacagtgagttaagtgaaagacaaatgtaaaactgagtgagttaagtgatattattgaaaatacagtgagttaagtgtcgaataagtcataactcagtgaccattggtgataTTTCCCCATATAACTAATTAGGACAGCTTGGTGAATACCCAGGACCTCCAAAATAGAAATGGGTTTCATAGATTGAGATTCTATTCATAAGGACTACATTGTAGCCTCTAGGCTTTGTGGCATATGAACAACAGGAACATCTTTGAAGTTTTTATCGTTGTCTGCGTACTGAAGAGTGCCAAAATAGCTCGCTTTGCCGTAGCCTTCATGAGGAAAATGACCATTCTCCATTTGAGTCGATGTGTGACGACCACCTGTTCTTGAATCAGTAATCTCCCCACCCCAAGTAATCCAGTAACCTAATACCTCATTTTGCACTTTAAGCCCCCATTTGCCAGTACTCTAATAGCATAGAATTAACCAAATTAACATTACTTACTTGAGGCATAACGTACAATTCAAAATGTAAATTAATCAGGTATTTAGTATttaccaaggttctaaaaatcgctagACGCTAGTAGGGCGGAGGCCAGGAGACTAGCGCCTAGGCAgatttgtattttttaattttatttttatttttatagcatTTATTTACATAATTAAGAATATTTCAAGACTTAaaacgttaaaaaaaaaaaaaaaccaaagactttttttttttttttttttttttaaactagcaaggattaggcgatattagctcctcTGAAGCAGTCTGAAAGGGGTGACTAGCACCCACACAACCCCGAAGGGGACCGCAACAACCGGgagcccaccgcccgtcccttgCCAGGAATTTATTAAAATGAACAAAGATACAAACATGGGAGGGGGACTAGACCAAAACCTCCCTGGATGGATAGACAGACCCCACACAGTACAAAATAAGAACATAACAATTATGAAAACAAGACCTAAAAGTGTAACAGAACAAATAAATAAGAACAAGCCTGGACTAAGAGAAGCGAAAAGTAACTCTAGAAGCCAAGTCTCTAGCATATACTCTGGGAGAAAGGATGAAGGGAGTTTCCTCCACCAAATTGCCCCCATATTCAAAGCACCATAGCGAGCAAATTTATCTGCCAATGCATTTCCTTCTCTGAATATATGTGATATCCGAAAGGTAAAATGGCTAATCTTGTATAAACAGTTCATCCAAGGGATACGCCATCTCCAAGGAATCAGATCAGGTTTATTGAAGTAACGCACCACCAAAGCAGAATCAGTTTCCAACCAAACATGAGTCCAACGTCTAACCATTGCCACCTCAACTGCTTCAATAACTGCTAGAACCTCAGCATCAATAGCACTTGGGACAGCAGCCTTATAAGAAAATCCTCCCAGGAAGAGACCATCTGAATCCCTAAAGACCCCGCCAAAGCCAGCTCTAGCAGGATCTGAAAAAGACCCATCCGTGTTCGCCTTGATCCAACCCGGAGGCGGAGACTCCCAAACCACAGGGGTAAACTTTGGGGCTCGCGCTCTAAGAGGAGAAACTCCCAGCAGAGAATAAACCGGGGTTGCAGTACCAATACGACCACAAGGAGCAAAGTAGCACATCGCCGATTCCTTAAAAGAATTAATGAAGAACTGTTTAAATCTCCGGAAATCAAAAACCCTGCCATCAAACCTTATTTTGTTCCGTTCAGTCCAAATGCACACAAGTGGtcttttgaaactttaattagtgATAAAGCCACTTAATTTTTCTTGTACAAAATAAGGCCATTTGCCTCTACAAATTAATTCATTCCTGACGATTTTACCCTCCCATTTAAGAAACCCAATTAATTCCATCAGCCTTACGCCCTTacccctctcttcttctttcacctaaccctctctctctctctctctctctctctctctctctctcctcgacccCTAGTTAGTAAAAAACGGGACGCGTATAATTTGGCAAAGAAACGTACATGTATTATTCGGTTTACCTAGTCTAACGATACGGTCAAAAAAATGCGATACGGCAAATTTATAAGTTTGAATTATACATGTATAATTCGGCAAGTAGTAGAAAAAACGGGTTCAAAAATACGGATATATAAAACACTATTTTTGTAACAAAATAACTAATAATCTACTCTAAACTCTTGCTTTATTTTATATCATTCATGATATGTgataaaacatgaaaaaaagGATATGGCACCCAAGTAAAATATAATCAGGCGCTTGAATTACAATACGCTATACATaagtttttctttaattatacGCATACTGAAGTTTTATACGCGTTTTAATTAACTAGcgcttcaattttttttcaaattccaagtatttttactccgtaTAAAACGGATACGTGTTTTAAAAGGTCAAACTCAATAATACGCCGTACTGAagtttttttcaattatacgTGTATTGAAGTTTTATACGCGTATTAACTAACTAGGCCTCGACCATATATTTTCACGTTTTGGTCTCCGCCTCCGATTCCGGCGACCACCGCCTCTAATCTGGTGAGATTCCAACCAATCCAAGATTGCAAAACCTTGAAACGGCGCCGCCACGCCTGAAGACGATGACTTCGACGAAGAAGCTCCGATCGGAGCTACCTCACTGGAGTCCAACTCAGATATCTTCGATTCTCTACTCGTCTCAGAAACCGAATGCTCGCAGTGAGGCCTCTGGTTTCTCTGTGAACTCAACCTCACGCTCGTACTTCGGCGGCGAGATTTCTTGCCGGGCTTCTCCCCCAAGCCCTACGAACCGGCAAGTCGTTGCCGGCTGCCTTCTTTTGCCTCACCGACTTGGCCTACTTGTATCTGACCTGCGACTCGAAGATCCACGATGCCAACAAGCTCACGTCACTCCACCAGAGCGTGTAGATGTTCAAGGTCTACCGCAGTCCTTTGAATTTGGTGTCGGTGTGCTTTCGGATCGCATTCTCAGTGTAGATCTGAGCGCTGTCGGCGTTTCTCGGTGTTCCTCCATCGACGTTCCTCGCGTTCTCATGCTCCCTTGCCTCAGCTTCGTCGTCTCCAAGTCTCGGCTCTGTCGTCTCCAAGTCTCGGCTCCGTCATCTCCAAGCCTCGGCTCTGTCGTCTCCCAAGTAATTCGCATTTTCCATTTCGTTTGAATTTGAACTTGTAGCTGCAAATTGTTTTGAAAACCTCGATTTTAATTGCCTAGTGAAAACTATGAAGTAATTGATCGTAGTATATTTGGATTGAACTTTTGTTTATGATCGATGAGTAGTATTCACTGCTATGGGTTCTTATAATCGAATCAAAAATGGAAAATGCATTTTGAGGTCTTGCAGCTTACAATGCATTCCCTGTTAGGCTCAGAGGAAGCGAAAAGATTGACATTCTAACTATTGCCATTTGTTATTGATTGATTGTTGTCTTATCTTATATGTCATTGCATGTATGTTAGTGTAATGCTAGCACTATATCAGAATTTCATATGAAActtagttttcttttgtttgtgatTTCGTATCTCTAGCATTTCTTAATTGGTTGAGATTTGTGTTGCACTATCAACATGGACGAACATGAACGATCAGCATATGATTTTGTGCAATAAATTTCTTtgtcagtagctttttattACTGGTCAAGTAGCTTTGTACGTACATGTATCATAATAGGTTTATGTACCTATATCAGTAGCTTTCTAGATTACTTGTTTTTGATTATCTAGTTAATAAAGAGTACCACATTTACGGTGCAGCTGCACGCTGTtgattttagtttgcatttcaaatattaatattttgttgtatctttGTTCCTGAATTCTTCCCTTTGCATTTGCAGTGCCAGATTACGAAAATCATGTAAATTTGGGTAGTGAAGGCTCCATTGATCAAGAGATAATTCGGCCAACCAAGAAATGTTGAAATGAAGTCTAGTGCTGAAGGTGGCAAAATAACGCCTAAGGTTAGCGTAGCGTGGTAGAGCTTGACAAGAAGAAACATCAATGGTGGCCATTTGAAATGTTACCACATTGATAGTAGCTTTCTACaactattgtaatagattttcacaACTATGGTAGTGGCTTTTTACATAATTATATCATTGTTGGACCCTGCATACTTTTTATATCAttgaatttgttttctttttccgattacagtaacttttttattttagttgTATCATTTACATTTCCATAGCTTTGTTAGTTTCTGAGAATAGTTTTCTCAGTCTCTtggagtagcttttgttctgCTTGTTTATTGCTTTTAGCGTTGTTGAGAGTAACTTTTGAtgatggtgagagtagcttttattactggtgagagtagttttttggtgttggtgatagtagtgcttgttgttggtgagagtagcttttggtgttggtgacaatagcttttgttggtAAGGATAATAACTTTTGGTTTTGGAGAGTGTAGCttttgttagtgacagtagtttttgttgctggtgacagtagcttttgtgacctcgccggaaatctcaccagcgtagcttttgttagtgacagtagcttttgttgctggtgacagtagcttttgttgctagcgaCAGTAACTTTTATcgctagtgatagtagcttttgtgacctcgctgGAGATTGCCGGAATTCTCATGAAAGTAGCTTTTATTGCTAGCAACAGTAGTTTTtagtgttagtgacagtagcttttgtagtCGCCGGAATTCGCCGGAAGTTGGTCGGAGGTCGGTTAGAGACCTACCGGAAGTTGGCCGAGACTTGCCTGAAGTTGgccggagacctcgccggagaggagagagagaatgattgctgactttttactcttgtggtatttatgtaaatatgttggtttttatattCAAAATATAACACCATTTTTAATATATTGGCATTTATGtcaatatgttggtttttatattcaaaatataacaccatttttaatctagtggccttatgaggaaaaaaaattagttggtggccttatggctaaaaaaaattcaaatatgcACTCATATGTAATTAACCCAAGAATATATAGGGAGTGTGTTATTGTCTCCATctattaaaaacaaagaagtgTGTTACTGCCCAACTTCATCCCACGTGCCCTGAACCTTCTGGATGTATATTAAGTTATTAACCATTCATCCCACGTGCCTCGATATGAGATAAACTTCCTTGACTTTTTTCCTTACTCCACCCACTCAAatattttctttgatttttcatTCTTATCTGCAAACAAGCCAACAACAATGGCGACTCTCTCTAGACCTCATCCAACAATGATGCCATCCACCTCTGCAAAGCCTTCACGAGCTTCGGCTGCAACACCTCCGCCGTTATTACTCCGAGGACCTTACTAAGCGCCTCTCCTTCGAGCTGAGTGGAAATACTAAGAAATCCCTCCTCCTCTAGATCCTGACCCTACCACTCACGACGCCACCATCCCCCGTCAAGCCCTCACCGCCCAGGCACGTAGTCGGCTTCCCAGGAGCCTAGGAGGCCACCCAAGTCAATCCCGCCCAATCCCGCCGATTTGGCATTAATCGAGTCGGAGAGCCTAGGCGGCGGTAGGCGGctgagttttagaacactggtaTTTACCATGTATATGCTTATGGTAATGTCATATTGCGTCTCATTGTAGCTGGAAACAGACTCGATGGCATTATCAAGGGAATATTTTGTGCTGGTTTGAACGAAACTAGGACATTGAAAATTGTAGCAAGTTATAGCCACCTTTGTAATAGTTGCCCTTACCAATATACACAAGCTAATGTGTATGTTAGTTATTATGTATtgggaaaatggtccgtacgATACCTGACATTTTGCTCAATATAAATTTCGGTACTTCACATTTTGAAAATATCAAtacggtacctgaggttctcAACCTGACCGAAGATAGGTACCCAGAGCCGTTAGCTTAGTTACGGCGTCtgccaactctctctctctctctctctctctctctctctctctctctctctctctctctctctctctctctctctctctctctctctctctctctctctctctctctctctctctctctctctctctctcagataaTACTCATTTCCAGTTGCTTCTGGTATATGCTgtcactacaagagaaaacgGAAAATGTGACGAATGAAATTCCTCACAAAAAGTCTAGATTCCTCACTGATAATCATCAGCGAGGAAATTGAGTTATCGCAAATTTTCCTCGCTTATACCCCCTCACGGATTACTATATGCGAGGACTTGTGGTTTCCTCACAAATGAAAAATTGCGAGGAATGCATATTCCTTGCAAATTAAAAATTGTGAGGAATGCATATTCCTTGCAAATTAAAAATTACAAGGAATGTATATTCCTCTCAAACTAATATTTATGAGGCCCTTGTATCCTCACATTTAAGAATATGTGAGGCCATTGTTGCTCATTTCACaaatcttttgtttttttttttcttttagtcaACTTTTATTTCACTTGTTTGAAGATAAACCACTGATATAAGACAACTAAACAATTGATCAATAACACTGTCGGACTTGTATTAAATAAAGCTTAGTTATAATATACATACATAGTTCCTcaattgcaaaaacaaaaatatcttGGAAGATATTTAGTTGCTTAATTACATGTACAAAAGATACTTCCCAAGTGGTGATCCATGAAAATCAAGGTATCGATGTCTTCTATATCATTAATCCTCGTACAAAGCTTGTCATTCAAAGTTACTTGTATGACTCGAGGAGTACTCTGTGATGCCTCTTGAGCTTTGCCCTAACATATCATCCTCTTCTTCGTTGTCTCCTATAGCAAAATGAAAGGAGATGACTATAGGAGATGACTATATAGCCAATAAACATCCAAAAAATTTATATCATTAGTAAGTATAAAATTTCCAATGCTATTTGTCTCTAATTCAAATTTCCAATGTCAAATCCATATTAAGTATTGCAGCTGAAAATACacaactgcattttggctctgCAAGCAAAGCTGTTATCCTTGATTTTCAGGCTTTCTAACAATATTGGCAAAGCTCCATTGTACATTTGTTTATGCATACATTGCCCCAATTGTCTATACTTACAAATCTCAATCATATATGTGTACCATAATCCCTCAAGTAATACAATCATCTCCTAGCTATGTCGGTGTGGTAAAGGGGTTATAGCCAATGAATGCAACTACttcaaatttcaatatttcagtTATAAGCCATAATTATATAGAACGTACCATAAGAGGTTCTCCCAGGTAGAAATGCCATGTTTCTGCACACAGTATGCAATGAAGGCTTGCAACATTCCTAGCTGGCAGCAAGAAGTAAATAGTTGTACTCATAGGGCAATCAACCTTGTCTGTAAATAAACCACATTTCTGTAACTAAAATGAACACCAAACTTTATGCAACAAACCAAACAGTTTAACAAAAGCAAAGCATTAACAAGCTCTATCAAGATTCATGTCCATCTATTTATATTGGCATAACCCTCCATATTTCAGATCCAATAACATTGACTTGcaaccaaccaaaaaaaaaaaaaagttggattCTTTACACACCACATTTGAGTTCTGAATCTGGGCATCAAAATCCAATTCCGTTCAACAAATGCAGAATCCTCTGGAGTTGTTTTCAATGAACGTTCAGAGAAATCTGATACCCACAAAGCATAATAATACAAACTTTATCCCACAAGAAAACCACCTCCTGCTATATTGTAGCTTTATTCCTACAAAACTATCCTGCAAATTCAAAACCACAAACCACAATAAATCGATTGAATTCAAAACAAGCCAATATTCAACACATTTAATTAAAATAGCAATGTCCAATATCTTCACAACCTTAATTATAATCTGATACTTCCAGTATATGCGGTGCTTAACGCTGGAGGCGAGCAATCCGGGTCGTCGGTTTATGACGCGGTTGAGATCGGAGAACCAGGGGGGGATTTCGGGGCACATGCCGACGAGGCGGCGAAATTCGGGGGTAGAGAAGCCCATGGAGGTGAGGAAATGGACGGTGGATTTGAGGTCAGGGAGGGAGGCGGAGACGATGGGAGGGCGctatgggtgcccaaatcagatctTGGCCTCGCCGGCCCCGG encodes the following:
- the LOC133719940 gene encoding protein HEADING DATE 3B-like isoform X1 — encoded protein: MRGGEEEEKVMSPIFSRLYVNETEKGGIRGPPRNKMALYEQSSIPICSATMLPLANNNSSSLVPSTSWSDVGAHQRSILTPYCNSLVPSHLSEKIQSYSSIGTKLYTTMTDYERVSSKLNSQSLSSTGPSSSSANCDSFKPNTISNLKKFPSKKFGNEDEFRSPISSQATTLHCRNSLRSKGKDKLHHLSYTLQLKGDCIEKMNGSSTIELKSRKYLGNHDEQSQEACQTNEDPVEKSISLTLARVREFENISSIPSNRVEHFESLKRKHASMSQESRSSPVTDLNKLRGPNAHFNMEYLLLHDREALKDDSFVESRIGSVEEVSSKGRMESYKRSFLGDENKFLNGIEKNSERSGENCGVVRVGTLNRREALSDMTMVESSPALDIFPDDVIGVLGEKRFYKMRKAIVNQQRVFAVQLFELHRLIKVQRLMAGSPDLLLEGRPLMKNPVVKISAVKKAPLERSQEPSPSIVKPKDHAQKPYSNTECAEESTVGKFPLPFVNNYTSSSGLVMQKSNYGQYLRKTSPASEATDSKSAPLCFQPPPGNLWLVPVMLPSEGLTYKPYTGPCPPIGDFMAPIHGSCGPIQSLDPGNMNYLNAAYGVPLSYQQGMGIGTPPLLQTYFPPYAPPIINHSSHENPLSSGEINFTLPHQSSCTMSSQMREVMSRYMGNIRASVVSELQGSTPSSPSDRTKGDVLPLFPTAPQVEEPAQNVQMREHQTRAIKVIPRSFRSATESAARIFLSIQEERK
- the LOC133719940 gene encoding ELF3-like protein 2 isoform X2 translates to MTDYERVSSKLNSQSLSSTGPSSSSANCDSFKPNTISNLKKFPSKKFGNEDEFRSPISSQATTLHCRNSLRSKGKDKLHHLSYTLQLKGDCIEKMNGSSTIELKSRKYLGNHDEQSQEACQTNEDPVEKSISLTLARVREFENISSIPSNRVEHFESLKRKHASMSQESRSSPVTDLNKLRGPNAHFNMEYLLLHDREALKDDSFVESRIGSVEEVSSKGRMESYKRSFLGDENKFLNGIEKNSERSGENCGVVRVGTLNRREALSDMTMVESSPALDIFPDDVIGVLGEKRFYKMRKAIVNQQRVFAVQLFELHRLIKVQRLMAGSPDLLLEGRPLMKNPVVKISAVKKAPLERSQEPSPSIVKPKDHAQKPYSNTECAEESTVGKFPLPFVNNYTSSSGLVMQKSNYGQYLRKTSPASEATDSKSAPLCFQPPPGNLWLVPVMLPSEGLTYKPYTGPCPPIGDFMAPIHGSCGPIQSLDPGNMNYLNAAYGVPLSYQQGMGIGTPPLLQTYFPPYAPPIINHSSHENPLSSGEINFTLPHQSSCTMSSQMREVMSRYMGNIRASVVSELQGSTPSSPSDRTKGDVLPLFPTAPQVEEPAQNVQMREHQTRAIKVIPRSFRSATESAARIFLSIQEERK